The Chryseobacterium aureum genome contains a region encoding:
- a CDS encoding putative porin, translated as MKYILFILLSLSFVARAQVVNNAGTKPQTQKKDTLVIDSGKKDSLKIFKPTINDYLYQTQFSEKKVFDTVMTFDKTYIFSQQNNKDNFGRIQPANIGSGFNPLVFEVNPEENLSLLPSNKSYMIIGANDVKYYDVKTPTATFVYHNAMRNGAALRSTYTQNIGKRFNFALEYMGLRSQGLYRNSLAANNNTIFSGHYVSKSGNYELFAHYLHQNVNNQESGGITEDNLFMNGDSNYSNRQNAQVSLAASSSQFAYRRYYLSHQFTPFNSEKFPFSIRHIISHQGNKYYYNQTTPETYWYDAPTDLINGFPLTTKKYSENFSNTLSLIFNNEKFKLDAGVRYQIIKFGVTDIASINNAYPFPNELKENRIGAVGNLQVKLWDKIQLNSFLEFSNGSQFKSYLKTTNHLKFEPIKDYFVNAKVNFQSAYPSFNYLINTSVYNNFNYYLENAKNQSVMEAGGSINLKWFKTEIFANYFRIDNYTYFDSSMSPKQSNNSVNISQIGGEATFSFKKFHLNTRLHFQNTLTNKELLPLPGFIGRANFFYQTQAFKKAAEIQAGVKVYYFSKFASREYFPVLNEYILPRADSFSIGGQPIADIYINMKVKKMFFFIEGQQIGTVISNNKAYAFPHYPVYDFRLNIGIVWYLFN; from the coding sequence ATGAAGTACATCCTTTTCATACTCTTGTCTTTAAGTTTTGTAGCCAGGGCTCAGGTCGTAAATAATGCCGGTACAAAGCCTCAGACTCAAAAAAAAGACACCCTCGTGATAGATTCCGGGAAAAAAGATTCCCTGAAAATTTTCAAACCTACGATTAATGATTATCTGTATCAAACCCAGTTTTCCGAAAAAAAAGTTTTCGATACGGTAATGACTTTTGATAAAACGTATATTTTTTCACAACAAAATAATAAAGATAACTTCGGAAGAATACAGCCGGCCAACATTGGTTCAGGATTTAATCCCCTTGTATTCGAGGTAAATCCGGAGGAAAATCTCTCCTTACTGCCCTCCAATAAATCGTATATGATCATTGGGGCAAACGATGTGAAATACTATGATGTAAAAACACCTACCGCTACATTTGTTTATCACAATGCAATGCGAAACGGAGCCGCTCTGAGATCTACTTATACCCAGAATATCGGGAAAAGATTCAATTTTGCGCTGGAATATATGGGATTACGCTCCCAGGGACTTTACAGAAACTCGTTAGCCGCGAATAATAACACGATTTTCTCAGGACATTATGTTTCAAAAAGCGGAAACTACGAGCTTTTTGCCCACTATCTTCATCAGAATGTAAACAACCAGGAAAGTGGAGGTATTACTGAAGATAATCTGTTTATGAATGGCGACAGCAATTATAGCAACAGACAGAATGCACAGGTGAGTTTAGCCGCTTCCAGCTCACAGTTTGCTTACAGAAGATACTATCTGAGCCATCAGTTTACGCCATTTAATTCGGAGAAATTTCCATTCAGTATCAGACATATTATTTCTCATCAGGGAAATAAATATTATTATAATCAGACAACACCGGAGACGTATTGGTATGATGCTCCTACAGATCTTATCAATGGTTTCCCACTGACAACAAAAAAATATTCGGAAAACTTCAGCAATACGCTAAGCTTAATTTTTAATAATGAGAAATTCAAGCTGGATGCCGGTGTGCGTTATCAGATCATTAAGTTTGGGGTAACAGATATTGCATCTATTAATAATGCATATCCTTTTCCTAATGAGCTTAAAGAAAACAGAATCGGAGCTGTAGGAAATCTACAGGTAAAACTTTGGGATAAAATTCAGTTAAACTCTTTCCTTGAATTTTCAAACGGAAGCCAGTTTAAAAGCTATCTTAAAACAACCAATCATCTGAAGTTTGAGCCTATCAAAGATTATTTTGTTAATGCTAAAGTAAACTTCCAAAGTGCATATCCTTCATTCAATTATTTAATAAATACTTCAGTTTATAATAATTTCAATTATTATCTGGAAAATGCAAAGAACCAGTCTGTCATGGAAGCAGGGGGAAGTATTAACCTGAAATGGTTTAAAACCGAGATCTTTGCTAATTATTTCAGAATTGATAATTATACGTACTTTGACAGCAGTATGAGCCCGAAACAAAGTAATAATTCGGTCAATATCTCTCAGATCGGAGGGGAAGCTACTTTCAGCTTCAAAAAATTCCATCTGAATACGAGACTGCATTTCCAAAATACCCTGACTAATAAAGAACTGCTTCCTTTACCTGGTTTCATCGGAAGAGCTAATTTCTTCTACCAGACACAGGCATTCAAAAAAGCGGCAGAAATTCAGGCGGGTGTTAAAGTATACTACTTCTCAAAATTTGCTTCAAGAGAATACTTCCCTGTTCTTAACGAATATATTCTTCCGAGAGCGGATTCATTCTCAATTGGAGGACAGCCTATTGCTGATATCTATATTAATATGAAAGTGAAAAAAATGTTCTTTTTCATAGAAGGGCAACAGATAGGAACTGTTATTTCCAATAACAAAGCATACGCATTTCCGCATTATCCGGTATATGATTTCAGATTAAACATCGGAATTGTGTGGTATTTGTTCAACTAA
- the bshC gene encoding bacillithiol biosynthesis cysteine-adding enzyme BshC yields MKTINKISFNDIESIPQLVKDFLHQNIEGFENHTFSLDHFKQQIHLKKDSFSSKKREILFEVFESQLSELTLSSKQRENIDYLKQPDTFAITTGHQLNLFSGPVFFVYKILQTIKTCTYLKENFPDFNFVPVYWMASEDHDFAEINHFKTENNYYETHEKSGGPVGRIEISDTYFISEFEKEFKDSVFGTELILMMKEAYKAGNTLTEAIKILVNRLFSEFGLLILDGDSKKLKSQMKEIFKDELLHFSLQKTSKNKVDLLTEKYGKVQVNPREINLFYLSETRDRIEFNGQKYSVVDKNIQFTEEEILDELENHPDKFSPNALMRPVYQENVLPNLAYIGGNAEIMYWLELKDYFSKVAIPFPILIPRNSMLFLKEKTLGKIDKLDLKIEDFFRNFTVITNQKILKDNPVLHLLQEKEELLISNFSALKASAETTEKSFGNMVKAEEVRQLKSFKRMKKRLLHAEKIKQNEMLERLENLFLDVHPAKTWQERVYNFSVFFSDYGYSWLENCLEEMVVQDSKLIIVAI; encoded by the coding sequence TTGAAAACAATTAATAAAATATCATTTAACGATATAGAAAGCATCCCTCAGCTCGTAAAAGATTTTTTACATCAGAACATTGAGGGCTTTGAAAATCATACATTTTCTTTAGATCATTTTAAACAACAGATTCATCTTAAAAAAGACTCATTTTCATCCAAAAAAAGAGAGATTTTATTTGAGGTGTTTGAAAGCCAGCTGTCAGAGCTCACTCTTTCCTCAAAGCAAAGAGAAAATATAGATTATCTTAAGCAGCCTGATACATTTGCCATTACCACAGGGCATCAGCTGAATCTGTTTTCAGGACCTGTGTTTTTTGTGTATAAAATACTTCAGACCATCAAAACATGTACGTATCTGAAAGAAAATTTCCCGGACTTTAACTTCGTTCCGGTATATTGGATGGCTTCAGAAGATCATGATTTTGCAGAGATCAATCATTTTAAGACTGAAAATAATTACTACGAAACCCACGAAAAGTCCGGAGGGCCCGTAGGAAGAATTGAAATCAGTGATACCTATTTTATTTCTGAATTTGAAAAAGAATTTAAAGATTCTGTTTTCGGAACAGAGCTTATCCTGATGATGAAAGAAGCCTATAAAGCGGGAAATACTTTGACGGAAGCAATTAAGATTCTGGTAAACCGTCTTTTCTCAGAATTTGGTCTTTTAATTTTAGATGGAGATTCTAAGAAACTTAAAAGTCAGATGAAGGAGATTTTCAAAGATGAACTTCTTCATTTTAGCTTACAGAAAACCTCTAAAAACAAAGTAGATCTTCTGACGGAAAAATACGGAAAGGTTCAGGTGAATCCCCGGGAAATTAATCTTTTTTACCTTTCTGAAACCAGGGATAGAATAGAATTTAACGGACAGAAATACAGTGTTGTAGATAAAAATATTCAGTTTACGGAAGAAGAAATTCTGGACGAATTGGAAAATCACCCGGATAAATTCAGTCCCAATGCATTGATGCGTCCTGTATATCAGGAAAATGTACTTCCCAATCTGGCTTATATCGGCGGGAATGCAGAAATTATGTACTGGCTGGAACTGAAAGACTATTTTTCAAAAGTTGCAATTCCTTTTCCGATTCTTATCCCGAGAAACTCAATGCTTTTCCTGAAAGAGAAAACGTTGGGAAAAATTGATAAACTGGATCTTAAAATAGAAGATTTTTTCAGGAATTTTACAGTGATTACCAATCAGAAAATTTTAAAAGATAATCCGGTTTTACACTTACTCCAGGAGAAAGAAGAATTACTGATCAGCAATTTCTCGGCGTTGAAGGCTTCAGCAGAAACTACTGAAAAATCTTTCGGAAATATGGTGAAAGCGGAAGAAGTAAGACAATTAAAGTCATTCAAGAGAATGAAAAAACGTTTGCTTCACGCTGAAAAAATAAAACAGAACGAAATGCTGGAAAGGCTTGAAAACCTTTTTCTGGATGTTCATCCCGCCAAAACATGGCAGGAGAGAGTCTATAATTTCAGCGTATTCTTTTCAGATTATGGCTATTCGTGGCTTGAAAATTGTTTGGAAGAGATGGTGGTTCAAGATTCAAAATTAATAATTGTTGCCATTTAA
- a CDS encoding amino acid ABC transporter substrate-binding protein, with the protein MIKRFFILSSLCMVLGVSAQKSHTVVQGDNPYNIAKKYGITVDELLKLNPKHKDGKLAIGDVLTVKTDKTATAAVTKSAPAEKATVNTSTTSLGKIVLQPKQTIYGITKQYRISETDLRKLNPELDSHMKIGDEITLPLASIKKYGGDQQAVTAEKHAEPPVEKNITTITPTTVTTAVEGESYVIQSKDNYYRITKQFGISQQDLYALNPGLEEKGLKPGDTIRIKRSNTAANNTPVAETSNPKAKMDSGNEKSTSSSNVAAGDDYVTYTVQQGDTVFSIVNKFGVSIDELIALNPDLSHGLKTGMVLKIKKQDAAYIKKNGDALSVILMLPFGYSTNETQYRSMALDFLTGAKLAIERNARGGQKLDIKIVDSGNEASFRNSLTQINPDNTDLIIGPFFKSNVIDVLDFTKNQKIPIVAPFANSPELYNYSNLIIVETNNQTYADKIVEEVKGVYSDQKIYIVADAKKEDANYIKAGLEKAVKNPNIIMVNSPADIQPDQNMMTGQSAPVIAILANDDNAAGDAFANRIAAISKEVQGVKAFSMFYSPTFEKRVDELSQASLVYLMDRKINTDGNFEKEILAAYKNKYCKTPPKYAIVGFDVMNDMLTRENKKGEIFKQMNKVQTQLATKFEFVKSKANGAYVNTGYRVIRLVP; encoded by the coding sequence ATGATAAAGAGGTTTTTTATTCTATCCAGTTTATGTATGGTTTTGGGAGTTTCAGCCCAGAAATCACATACCGTTGTGCAAGGTGACAATCCCTACAACATTGCAAAAAAGTATGGAATAACTGTAGATGAATTGCTGAAGCTAAACCCCAAACATAAAGATGGCAAACTGGCCATTGGCGATGTTTTAACGGTTAAAACAGACAAAACAGCTACGGCAGCTGTTACCAAATCTGCCCCGGCCGAAAAGGCAACTGTGAACACAAGTACTACTTCTTTGGGGAAAATTGTATTGCAGCCAAAGCAGACTATTTATGGCATTACAAAACAATACAGAATTTCTGAAACTGATTTGAGAAAACTGAATCCTGAGTTGGATTCTCACATGAAAATTGGAGACGAAATTACATTACCTCTTGCAAGCATCAAAAAATATGGTGGTGATCAACAGGCAGTAACAGCAGAAAAACATGCTGAACCTCCTGTAGAAAAAAACATAACAACCATTACCCCTACCACAGTTACAACTGCTGTAGAAGGAGAATCGTATGTGATTCAGTCTAAAGATAATTATTACAGAATTACCAAACAGTTTGGCATCAGTCAGCAGGATCTTTATGCCTTGAATCCGGGATTGGAAGAAAAAGGACTTAAACCCGGTGATACCATTAGAATAAAAAGATCCAATACAGCCGCGAATAATACTCCTGTTGCTGAAACCTCAAATCCAAAAGCAAAAATGGATTCAGGGAACGAAAAATCAACCAGCTCTTCCAACGTTGCTGCTGGGGATGATTATGTGACATATACGGTTCAGCAGGGAGATACGGTATTCTCTATCGTAAATAAGTTCGGGGTTTCTATTGATGAGCTTATTGCTCTGAATCCGGACCTTTCACATGGGTTGAAAACCGGAATGGTTTTAAAGATCAAAAAACAGGATGCAGCGTATATAAAGAAAAATGGAGATGCACTGAGTGTAATCCTGATGCTTCCATTTGGGTACAGTACCAACGAAACCCAATACAGAAGTATGGCGCTTGACTTCTTAACCGGAGCCAAGCTTGCCATTGAAAGAAACGCAAGAGGAGGGCAAAAGCTGGATATTAAAATAGTAGATTCAGGAAACGAAGCTTCGTTCAGAAATTCTTTAACACAGATCAATCCTGATAATACAGACCTTATCATTGGACCTTTCTTTAAATCTAACGTCATTGATGTTCTTGATTTTACCAAAAATCAGAAAATCCCGATTGTAGCACCATTTGCCAACTCTCCGGAATTATATAATTACAGCAATCTTATTATTGTTGAAACCAACAATCAGACCTATGCGGATAAGATTGTAGAAGAAGTAAAAGGAGTTTATTCTGATCAGAAAATATACATAGTTGCAGACGCTAAAAAAGAAGATGCCAACTATATCAAAGCAGGACTTGAAAAAGCCGTAAAAAATCCAAATATTATTATGGTAAACTCTCCGGCAGATATTCAGCCGGATCAGAATATGATGACAGGCCAGTCTGCACCGGTTATTGCTATTTTAGCCAATGACGATAACGCAGCAGGAGATGCTTTTGCCAACAGGATTGCTGCCATCTCTAAAGAAGTACAGGGGGTAAAAGCATTCAGTATGTTCTATTCTCCAACGTTCGAGAAGAGGGTAGATGAGCTGAGCCAGGCAAGCCTTGTATATCTTATGGATAGAAAGATCAATACAGACGGTAATTTTGAAAAAGAAATTCTGGCTGCCTATAAAAATAAATACTGTAAAACTCCACCTAAATATGCAATCGTAGGTTTTGATGTTATGAATGACATGCTGACCAGAGAAAATAAAAAAGGAGAAATCTTTAAGCAGATGAATAAAGTTCAGACTCAGCTTGCTACAAAATTTGAGTTTGTAAAATCTAAAGCTAATGGTGCATATGTAAATACCGGTTATAGAGTAATCAGGTTGGTACCTTAA
- the fabD gene encoding ACP S-malonyltransferase: MKALVFPGQGSQFVGMGKELYDSRKDIKDLMESANEILGFDILSIMFNGTDADLKKTEVTQPSIFIHSVAALKAVNGLGAEMVAGHSLGEFSALVANGVLSFDDGLKLVSERAKAMQEACDANPSSMAAILGLDDAKVEEICAQISGIVVPANYNCPGQLVISGETPAVEEACVKLKEAGAKRALLLPVNGAFHSPLMQPAQERLAAAIENTKFRKATIPVYQNITTTAVTNPDEIKQNLIAQLTGPVKWTQSVQNMIKDGASNFVEVGPGKTLQGLIKKIDGSVEAASAI, encoded by the coding sequence ATGAAAGCACTTGTATTTCCAGGGCAGGGTTCTCAGTTCGTAGGAATGGGAAAAGAATTGTATGATTCTAGAAAAGATATTAAAGATCTGATGGAATCTGCCAATGAAATTTTAGGTTTCGACATTCTTTCCATTATGTTCAACGGGACGGATGCCGATCTTAAGAAAACAGAGGTTACCCAGCCTTCAATATTTATACATTCAGTAGCAGCATTAAAAGCCGTCAATGGTCTTGGTGCTGAAATGGTAGCAGGACACTCTTTGGGAGAGTTTTCAGCGTTGGTTGCCAATGGCGTTTTATCCTTTGACGACGGTTTGAAATTAGTTTCCGAAAGAGCTAAAGCAATGCAGGAAGCCTGCGACGCCAACCCGAGTTCTATGGCAGCGATCTTAGGATTAGATGATGCTAAAGTTGAAGAAATTTGTGCACAGATCAGCGGTATCGTTGTTCCTGCCAACTATAACTGTCCGGGGCAATTGGTGATCTCAGGAGAAACACCTGCAGTAGAAGAAGCATGTGTTAAACTTAAAGAGGCTGGTGCTAAAAGAGCATTGCTGTTACCGGTAAACGGAGCTTTCCACTCACCACTAATGCAGCCTGCACAGGAAAGACTGGCAGCAGCTATTGAAAATACAAAATTCAGAAAAGCAACTATTCCTGTATACCAGAACATTACTACAACAGCGGTAACTAATCCTGATGAGATCAAACAAAATCTGATCGCTCAGCTTACCGGTCCCGTAAAATGGACACAGTCTGTTCAGAATATGATTAAAGACGGTGCCTCTAACTTTGTAGAAGTAGGACCGGGAAAAACCCTTCAGGGATTGATCAAAAAAATTGACGGATCTGTAGAAGCAGCTTCTGCAATCTAA
- a CDS encoding GYDIA family GHMP kinase has translation MSAIFSPGKLMLTSEYFAIDGALVLAVPTRLGQEFFFEEQEDGKSLILWEAYHQNTLWLKVVIDYKNWQILETNIPSSAEFITKTLRNVQHLSNSKFKTDLTYHLKTNLQFPADYGLGSSSTLMNNLAEWAEIDPFYLNTISLGGSGYDIAVAKEKSAILFQSKPDIKYKKVNFNPSFKNELIFIHLNQKQDSREGISFYKSKKKSPELVDEFSNLTKKILLCNELEKFSELMMIHEHKIADFLEISTVKEKLFSDCPSFVKSLGAWGGDFVMSAKFGDYKNYFWEKGFTTVFEWENIIGL, from the coding sequence ATGAGCGCGATATTTTCACCGGGAAAGCTTATGCTTACTTCAGAATATTTCGCAATAGATGGAGCTCTTGTCTTAGCGGTACCTACCAGGCTGGGACAAGAGTTTTTCTTTGAAGAACAAGAAGATGGAAAATCACTTATTCTTTGGGAAGCCTATCATCAGAATACATTATGGTTGAAAGTTGTCATAGATTATAAAAACTGGCAGATCTTAGAGACCAACATTCCATCAAGCGCTGAATTCATTACTAAAACTTTAAGAAATGTTCAGCACCTTTCGAACAGTAAATTCAAAACTGATCTTACCTATCATTTAAAAACCAACCTTCAGTTTCCTGCAGACTATGGACTCGGCAGCAGCTCTACTCTGATGAATAATCTGGCAGAATGGGCGGAAATAGATCCTTTTTATCTTAATACAATCAGTTTGGGAGGCAGCGGATATGATATCGCCGTAGCGAAGGAAAAATCTGCCATCCTTTTTCAAAGCAAACCAGACATAAAATATAAGAAGGTTAATTTCAATCCTTCTTTTAAAAATGAGCTGATTTTTATCCACTTAAATCAGAAGCAGGACAGCAGAGAGGGAATCAGTTTTTACAAGTCCAAAAAGAAGTCTCCGGAACTGGTGGATGAATTTTCAAATCTCACAAAAAAAATATTGTTATGCAATGAATTGGAAAAATTTTCCGAATTAATGATGATTCATGAGCATAAAATTGCGGATTTTCTTGAAATATCGACAGTTAAAGAAAAATTATTCTCAGATTGCCCTTCTTTTGTCAAAAGTTTAGGCGCATGGGGTGGAGATTTTGTAATGAGTGCCAAATTTGGGGACTATAAGAACTATTTTTGGGAGAAAGGTTTTACAACTGTTTTTGAATGGGAAAATATAATTGGTTTGTAA
- the pckA gene encoding phosphoenolpyruvate carboxykinase (ATP) → MKNTKIIQDLEKLGIKGNYEVVYNPSYEELYQAEVSPENQGFEQAELTESGAVSVKTGIFTGRSPKDRYIVQDDVTRDTIFWDGKVNLPTTAEIFGSCKELVMNQLSEAKKIYVVDAFCGTNADTRLKVRFIVEVAWQAHFVTNMFIRPSHYELENFGEPDFTVVNGSKTTNPNWEAQGLNSENFIMFNLTEKLQIIGGTWYGGEMKKGMFAMMNYYLPLKGMASMHCSANVGEKGDVALFFGLSGTGKTTLSADPKRYLIGDDEHGWDNNGVFNYEGGCYAKVIDLSEEKEPDIFRAIKRDALLENVVVNNGVADYTDGSITENTRVSYPIYHINKIVLPSKAGHAKKIVYLSADAFGVLPPVSILNEDQAQYHFLCGYTSKLAGTERGITEPQPSFSPAFGEAFLTLHPTMYSKTLIGKMQEHGAKAYLVNTGWNGTGNRISLKDTRAIIDAIIDGSIDNAPKTQVPIMNLEIPTELPNVSTGILDPRDTYENASEWEEKAKDLASRYIKNFEQYCDTEEGKKLVASGPQLQEQTI, encoded by the coding sequence ATGAAAAACACTAAAATCATCCAGGATTTAGAGAAATTAGGGATTAAAGGAAACTATGAAGTAGTGTATAATCCTTCTTACGAAGAATTATATCAGGCTGAGGTTTCTCCTGAAAATCAGGGGTTTGAGCAGGCTGAGCTTACAGAGTCTGGCGCAGTATCAGTAAAAACAGGAATTTTCACAGGTCGTTCACCTAAAGACAGATATATTGTTCAGGATGATGTTACAAGAGATACAATTTTCTGGGATGGTAAAGTAAATTTACCTACAACCGCAGAAATTTTCGGTTCTTGTAAGGAACTAGTGATGAATCAGCTTTCTGAAGCTAAGAAAATCTATGTAGTAGATGCATTCTGTGGAACAAATGCAGATACAAGACTTAAAGTAAGATTTATCGTTGAAGTTGCATGGCAGGCACATTTTGTGACCAACATGTTTATCCGTCCTTCTCACTACGAACTGGAGAATTTCGGTGAGCCGGATTTCACTGTAGTCAACGGATCAAAAACTACCAACCCGAACTGGGAAGCTCAGGGATTAAACTCTGAAAACTTTATCATGTTCAACCTTACTGAAAAACTACAGATCATAGGAGGTACATGGTACGGAGGTGAGATGAAGAAAGGAATGTTTGCCATGATGAACTATTACCTTCCATTAAAAGGTATGGCTTCTATGCACTGCTCTGCAAACGTAGGAGAAAAAGGAGATGTTGCTTTATTTTTCGGCCTTTCTGGAACAGGTAAAACTACTTTATCAGCAGATCCTAAAAGATATCTTATCGGTGACGATGAGCACGGATGGGATAACAACGGAGTATTCAACTATGAAGGAGGATGCTACGCCAAAGTTATTGACTTATCAGAAGAAAAAGAACCGGATATTTTCAGAGCGATCAAAAGAGATGCACTTCTTGAAAACGTAGTTGTGAACAATGGAGTAGCAGATTATACAGACGGATCTATCACAGAAAACACAAGAGTTTCTTATCCGATTTACCATATCAACAAAATTGTACTGCCTTCTAAAGCAGGTCATGCTAAAAAGATTGTATATCTTTCAGCAGATGCATTCGGAGTACTTCCTCCGGTTTCTATCCTGAATGAGGATCAGGCTCAATACCACTTCCTTTGCGGATATACCTCAAAATTAGCCGGAACTGAAAGAGGAATTACAGAACCTCAGCCATCTTTCTCACCTGCATTCGGTGAAGCATTCCTTACCTTGCACCCAACAATGTATTCTAAAACATTGATCGGGAAAATGCAGGAACACGGTGCCAAAGCATATCTTGTCAATACAGGTTGGAATGGTACTGGTAACAGGATCTCTCTGAAAGATACAAGAGCCATTATCGATGCAATTATTGATGGATCTATTGATAATGCACCTAAAACACAGGTTCCTATCATGAATCTTGAGATTCCTACTGAGTTGCCAAATGTTTCTACAGGTATTTTGGATCCTAGAGATACGTATGAAAATGCTTCAGAATGGGAAGAAAAAGCAAAAGATCTTGCTTCAAGATACATTAAAAACTTTGAGCAGTACTGTGATACTGAAGAAGGTAAGAAATTAGTAGCTTCAGGACCTCAATTGCAGGAACAGACGATCTAA
- a CDS encoding type II 3-dehydroquinate dehydratase, with translation MKVLIINGPNLNLLGTREPEIYGNISMEKYLEDLRSEFASHQLEYYQSNIEGELINRLQEDDFDAVIINPGAFTHYSYAIADCLKNIRKPKVEVHISNIYKREEFRQKSVTAANTDAVLSGFGMDGYRLALLSLK, from the coding sequence ATGAAAGTTTTGATCATCAACGGCCCCAACCTCAATCTGCTGGGCACAAGAGAACCGGAAATCTATGGAAATATCTCTATGGAAAAGTATTTGGAAGATCTAAGATCTGAGTTTGCCTCTCATCAATTAGAATATTATCAGTCGAATATTGAAGGAGAGCTTATCAACAGACTTCAGGAAGATGATTTTGATGCAGTAATAATTAATCCTGGAGCTTTCACCCATTATTCTTATGCTATAGCTGATTGCTTAAAAAACATCCGCAAACCCAAAGTAGAAGTTCACATCAGCAATATTTACAAAAGGGAGGAATTCCGGCAGAAATCTGTAACAGCTGCTAATACGGATGCCGTTTTATCTGGCTTTGGAATGGATGGGTATAGATTGGCTTTATTGAGTCTGAAATAA